The following coding sequences lie in one Alosa sapidissima isolate fAloSap1 chromosome 15, fAloSap1.pri, whole genome shotgun sequence genomic window:
- the nufip2 gene encoding nuclear fragile X mental retardation-interacting protein 2 — translation MEERPNEGTLGRYSNHGEAESNPDRLNKLVNNDQCHCQHQDEETSTKKTGYGKINGVTREGEEIATALNPDSIHTHSGHDDRRPLEYPLKSRPSSKTAAFHGAVERRGGEGCSTGDSKSNMDCPNDRPPDLKTLEGKKEALVSLNGIVASGASSSPLSNGYPGKPGTLTDNDGSGSENGYTTPKKRRNGQRSAKAVAGDIVIVAQTAKAMHSVPAGKQQLEPPLSAEPADKHASSGVHGNGRIREAPVAPSAPALPPGEFPRKNSEGKAAGKKFEERPVKAKAATAAASAAAKDDSWTLFKPPPVFPVDNSSAKIVPKISYASKVKENLNRATAQACSAAERDPLLLPATPQMPGKLSQVPMSAVKTITSTSFTNGPLPSAEGGNNGCPLPGAPFNTPAASGTASVLVSPIQGGENVASPLSSSAIPGMGGTPVVPEPRKPSLFVYPHAAGPLSNMQLSLPSGRQADPPTPSSSSSVAATSTSNPGSTAPAHQKSLGEIFQNQWGLSFINEPSAGPDSGSSTGGGDAVSRTEGRGRPTVVTFQGGFPSGPLPPQGSTTSSQRQEHPPFPKAYELDKRTSPLSSSRVVNLRSSPGPLAQEGGLLQTPSLPSGAPKDEPRNLSAIVFSSSSAKDLGVDLLQASPTNTAPVLAVAREQGHTKGFERRSSWGMFDLKAAVIYHTKEMEYILNLQKQDPKRIVLYRDTKDGPKQ, via the exons ATGGAGGAACGGCCCAACGAAGGGACGCTCGGGAGATATTCTAATCATGGAGAAGCGGAAAGCAACCCTGATCGATTGAACAAATTGGTGAATAATGATCAGTGCCACTGCCAGCACCAGGACGAGGAAACGTCGACGAAGAAAACTG GTTATGGAAAAATAAACGGAGTTactagggagggagaggagattgCCACTGCCTTGAATCCAGacagcatccatacacacaGTGGCCATGACGACAGACGCCCCTTAGAATACCCCCTGAAATCCAGACCTTCCTCAAAGACGGCTGCTTTCCACGGGGCAGTGGAACgtagaggaggagaaggctGCAGCACTGGTGactctaaaagcaacatggACTGCCCGAATGATCGCCCACCTGACCTTAAGACACTGGAGGGTAAGAAGGAGGCTCTAGTGTCACTCAATGGCATCGTGGCCTCTGGTGCTAGTTCTAGCCCACTCTCCAATGGTTATCCTGGGAAGCCAGGGACGCTGACGGACAACGACGGCAGCGGATCCGAGAACGGCTACACTACACCTAAGAAGCGTCGGAACGGTCAGCGCAGTGCGAAAGCTGTGGCTGGGGACATTGTGATTGTGGCGCAGACTGCAAAGGCCATGCATTCAGTGCCTGCAGGCAAGCAGCAGCTGGAGCCGCCTCTGTCTGCCGAGCCCGCCGACAAACACGCATCCTCGGGGGTGCACGGCAACGGCAGGATTCGAGAAGCACCAGTCGCCCCCTCCGCTCCTGCCCTTCCCCCTGGCGAGTTTCCGCGGAAGAACTCGGAAGGCAAGGCGGCTGGTAAAAAATTTGAGGAGCGACCAGTCAAAGCCAAGGCGGCCACAGCTGCCGCTTCTGCTGCGGCTAAAGACGACTCGTGGACACTGTTCAAGCCACCGCCCGTCTTTCCCGTGGACAACAGCAGCGCTAAGATAGTGCCTAAGATTAGTTATGCAAGCAAAGTGAAGGAGAACCTCAACAGGGCCACGGCCCAAGCATGTTCAGCAGCTGAAAGGGACCCACTCCTTCTGCCTGCCACCCCGCAGATGCCAGGCAAACTCTCGCAGGTGCCCATGTCTGCTGTGAAGACCATCACCTCGACCAGCTTTACCAATGGGCCTCTACCCTCAGCAGAGGGCGGCAACAATGGCTGCCCCTTGCCTGGTGCTCCCTTTAACACCCCAGCTGCTTCTGGTACTGCGTCTGTGCTGGTCTCCCCCATCCAGGGAGGTGAGAATGTAGCATCCCCCCTGTCCTCGTCTGCCATCCCCGGCATGGGCGGTACGCCTGTGGTGCCGGAGCCCCGGAAGCCCAGCCTGTTTGTTTACCCGCATGCGGCCGGACCCCTGTCTAATATGCAACTGTCGCTCCCCAGCGGCCGCCAAGCTGACCCGCCaaccccatcctcctcctcctccgttgCGGCTACGTCTACGTCTAACCCTGGCTCCACTGCGCCAGCTCACCAGAAGTCACTTGGGGAGATCTTTCAGAATCAGTGGGGGCTGTCTTTCATCAACGAGCCCAGTGCTGGACCTGACAGTGGGAGCAGCACTGGTGGTGGAGACGCTGTCAGCCGGACAGAGGGTAGGGGCAGGCCCACGGTGGTGACCTTCCAGGGCGGATTCCCCTCTGGTCCTCTGCCTCCACAGGGCTCCACCACTTCGTCCCAGAGACAGGAGCACCCCCCTTTCCCCAAGGCCTATGAGCTGGACAAGCGAACTAGCCCCCTCTCCTCCAGCAGAGTGGTCaacctccgctcctctcctggGCCTCTGGCTCAGGAGGGAGGCTTGCTGCAGACCCCTTCCCTTCCCTCTGGAGCCCCTAAAGATGAGCCCAGGAACCTCAGTGCAATAGTGTTCAGCTCTTCCTCTGCTAAGGACCTCGGGGTAGATCTGCTTCAGGCTTCCCCAACAAACACTGCCCCTGTGCTGGCCGTGGCCAGAGAGCAGGGCCATACTAAGGGCTTTGAGAGGAGATCTAGCTGGGGGATGTTTGATTTAAAAGCTGCTGTAATTTATCACACTAAAG AAATGGAATATATTCTGAATTTACAAAAACAAG ATCCAAAAAGAATCGTCCTCTACAGAGACACAAAGGACGGACCCAAACAGTGA
- the ttc36 gene encoding tetratricopeptide repeat protein 36: MATAHDKAVLQAIFNPNTPFGDLPHLNQEEDLADDDSPFDPSLVIQVKQLELQGVSAAESGDNRTALQCFDKAIQLLPGRPSAYNNRAQTRRLQGDTAGAILDLERAIALSGGTGRTACQALVQRGLLFRLGNQKEEARQDFTQAAALGSKFAQQQAVLLNPYAALCNRMLSEVINKLRNPDVPEMQ, translated from the exons ATGGCCACGGCACATGATAAGGCTGTACTACAGGCAATATTCAACCCAAACACTCCATTTGGGGATTTGCCTCATTTAAATCAAGAAGAGGATCTCGCTGATGATG ACAGTCCATTTGACCCGAGCTTGGTGATTCAAGTTAAGCAGTTGGAGTTGCAGGGGGTGTCAGCTGCAGAGTCTGGAGACAACCGGACAGCACTACAGTGCTTTGACAAGGCTATTCAGCTACTGCCAGGGCGTCCCTCGGCCTACAACAACCGTGCCCAAACACGCCGTCTTCAAGGGGACACAGCAG GAGCAATTCTGGACCTTGAGCGTGCCATTGCTCTGAGTGGAGGAACGGGGCGCACTGCATGCCAAGCCCTGGTGCAGAGAGGTCTCTTATTTCGCCTGGGAAACCAGAAGGAAGAGGCAAGACAGGATTTTACACAGGCAGCTGCACTGGGCAGCAAGTTTGCACAGCAGCAGGCTGTTCTGCTTAATCCGTATGCCGCCCTGTGTAATCGCATGCTATCTGAGGTCATTAACAAGCTACGAAACCCTGATGTACCAGAGATGCAGTAG